A window from Exiguobacterium marinum DSM 16307 encodes these proteins:
- a CDS encoding universal stress protein: MGKVFLAADGSAHSKRALEKAIQLAKASNASIDIVHVISAKESKEAALNSTGKIDLETKRKQMLKPLFDLAEAEGIHYEYIELRGEPDVELVKYANHEPYEYVVVGSRGLNTFQEFVLGSVSHKLAKRALAPVIIVK; encoded by the coding sequence ATGGGAAAGGTATTTTTAGCGGCAGATGGTTCTGCCCACTCGAAACGTGCGCTTGAAAAAGCGATTCAACTTGCAAAGGCGTCGAATGCGTCAATCGATATCGTTCACGTCATCAGTGCGAAAGAATCGAAGGAAGCGGCTCTCAATTCGACAGGTAAAATCGATTTGGAGACGAAGCGTAAACAGATGCTCAAGCCATTGTTTGACTTGGCGGAAGCGGAAGGAATCCATTACGAATATATTGAGCTCCGAGGCGAACCGGACGTTGAGCTCGTCAAATATGCGAATCACGAGCCTTATGAATATGTCGTTGTCGGCTCGCGTGGCTTAAATACGTTCCAAGAGTTCGTGCTCGGTAGCGTGAGTCATAAACTCGCCAAACGCGCGCTCGCTCCTGT